A genomic region of Deinococcus aestuarii contains the following coding sequences:
- a CDS encoding phospholipase D-like domain-containing protein, translated as MAGILTLAGLGLCGRAGAVGVEFPLWLGTVTPPSPLNPSALTCPIPSDPLESALWRVTTEGGRVDHSCGNTFLSYLRTPEQPDAFDVTAQQVRQARSEVLLTTMEWHAGEGHPGWTFALAARDLYGRVRADPAAYPQGMTVRVVLGGFPDLKREDGATQALELVRDLTRLGVPLNDARVGWQLGVANYRYFPHSHVKLHVIDGQDLTVSGYNYTDWHLPDTSPGGRNLHDLGLRVRGPVAQDGVAVFDDLWRKSRQVSCPQGTRAGDVARVCTLREPDPPTHPDAARRLNTVGPARAFLLYRRSGFDQADRAQVALLGAARQSLDLMQAQFSPSLGCWSAYLQPQDCPVSRWPVYLGAVLDAMERGVKVRALMVDYGIDRAPNRSGVALLRLEARRRGIEDRFDARYVTFPMHTKALTVDGRMVLAGSMNFHFSSWGPLGLNEAMLATSDAGAVSEQQASFEDVWKNRSRPIPQEWWMRNVTPGSPEQEPGKDSPDRGVEPPFRGARLAGR; from the coding sequence GTGGCCGGTATCCTGACGCTCGCCGGGCTCGGCCTGTGCGGGCGGGCTGGAGCGGTGGGGGTGGAGTTTCCACTGTGGCTGGGCACCGTGACGCCGCCCTCACCGCTCAACCCGTCCGCGCTGACGTGCCCCATTCCCTCCGACCCCCTCGAATCCGCCCTCTGGCGGGTCACGACCGAGGGGGGCCGGGTCGATCACTCGTGCGGCAACACATTCCTAAGCTACCTTCGCACGCCCGAGCAGCCGGACGCTTTCGACGTGACCGCCCAGCAGGTCCGGCAGGCGCGCTCGGAAGTCCTGCTTACCACGATGGAGTGGCACGCAGGGGAGGGACACCCCGGCTGGACCTTCGCCCTTGCCGCGCGCGACCTGTACGGGCGGGTGCGGGCTGATCCCGCCGCCTACCCGCAGGGCATGACCGTGCGGGTGGTGCTGGGCGGCTTCCCCGACCTGAAACGCGAGGACGGCGCCACCCAGGCCCTCGAACTCGTACGGGACCTGACCCGCCTCGGTGTGCCCCTGAACGACGCGCGGGTGGGCTGGCAGCTCGGCGTCGCGAACTACCGCTACTTCCCGCACAGCCACGTGAAGCTGCACGTAATCGACGGCCAGGACCTCACGGTGTCCGGATACAACTACACCGACTGGCACCTGCCGGACACGTCGCCGGGCGGGCGGAACCTTCACGACCTCGGCCTGCGGGTGCGCGGTCCGGTCGCGCAGGACGGCGTGGCGGTGTTCGACGACCTGTGGCGCAAGTCACGTCAGGTGAGTTGTCCGCAGGGCACGCGGGCGGGGGACGTGGCCAGGGTCTGCACCCTCCGGGAACCCGACCCCCCCACGCACCCGGACGCCGCCCGCCGCCTGAACACGGTCGGCCCGGCCCGGGCCTTCCTGCTGTACCGCCGCTCCGGCTTCGATCAGGCCGACCGGGCGCAGGTCGCCCTCCTCGGGGCGGCCAGGCAGAGCCTCGACCTGATGCAGGCCCAGTTCAGCCCCTCCCTGGGCTGCTGGTCCGCCTACCTCCAACCGCAAGACTGCCCGGTCAGCCGCTGGCCTGTGTACCTGGGCGCCGTGCTGGACGCGATGGAACGTGGCGTGAAGGTTCGCGCGCTGATGGTCGATTACGGCATCGACCGCGCCCCCAATCGCAGCGGGGTCGCCCTCCTGCGCCTGGAGGCCCGGCGGCGCGGGATCGAGGACCGCTTCGACGCGCGCTACGTCACCTTCCCCATGCATACCAAGGCCCTGACGGTGGACGGCCGGATGGTGCTGGCGGGCAGCATGAACTTCCATTTCTCCTCGTGGGGGCCACTCGGCTTGAACGAGGCGATGCTCGCCACGAGCGACGCGGGGGCCGTGTCCGAGCAGCAGGCGAGCTTCGAGGACGTGTGGAAGAACCGGAGTCGCCCCATTCCGCAGGAGTGGTGGATGCGGAACGTGACGCCGGGGTCACCAGAGCAGGAACCGGGGAAGGACTCACCCGACCGGGGTGTTGAACCGCCTTTCCGGGGGGCCCGGCTCGCCGGGAGGTGA